In Tripterygium wilfordii isolate XIE 37 chromosome 23, ASM1340144v1, whole genome shotgun sequence, one genomic interval encodes:
- the LOC119992759 gene encoding probable serine/threonine-protein kinase PBL17 has product MVKSCIYRFGFMGICFSMEEEEHLQQKLRQKQQQQGKQRLSGHKSHQILGKPTKPESFQEKSPIRTPLVPKNVTDLRQNPGYSNVDNFTYEEMMLATKRFRPDYILCEGGFGFVYKGIINETVRPGYKTIKVAVKVLDPAGFQGDREWLAEVNYLGQLSHPNLVKLIGYCCDDDHRLLVYEYMAAGNLEKHLFCSNLNFMVGV; this is encoded by the exons ATGGTCAAAAGTTGCATTTATAGGTTTGGATTCATGGGGATTTGTTTTAGtatggaagaagaagagcatctGCAACAAAAACTACGTCAGAAGCAGCAACAACAAGGGAAGCAACGATTATCAG GACATAAATCTCACCAAATTCTGGGTAAGCCAACTAAACCGGAGTCCTTTCAGGAAAAAAGTCCAATCAGAACTCCATTGGTTCCCAAGAATGTCACAGATCTCCGCCAAAACCCTGGGTATAGTAATGTTGATAACTTTACATATGAGGAGATGATGTTAGCCACAAAGCGTTTCCGGCCAGACTATATTCTTTGTGAGGGTGGGTTTGGATTTGTTTATAAGGGTATTATTAATGAGACCGTGAGGCCTGGCTACAAGACGATAAAGGTTGCAGTCAAGGTGCTTGATCCTGCAGGATTTCAAGGTGACAGAGAATGGCTG GCAGAGGTAAACTATTTAGGGCAGCTTAGTCATCCAAATCTTGTGAAGCTCATTGGGTACTGCTGTGATGATGACCACAGGCTGTTGGTCTATGAATATATGGCTGCTGGAAACCTAGAAAAACACCTTTTCTGCAGTAA tttgaattttatggtcGGAGTGTGA